The genomic DNA gtgttcaggtgtacatcagagagaacactgtatatacaataaataaataatttttccaataaataaatctttttgtttgtttttttgagttttttttttttttttttttttttttttttttttttttttgattttttgagacagggtttctctgtgtagccttggctgtcctggactcactttggaaaccaggctggccttgaactcacagcgatccaccagcctctgcctccggagtgctgggattacaggcgtgcaccaccacacccagctttgtgtatctttaatcctagcacttaggacaTAGAGtttggtgggtctctgtgagttcaaggccagcctcatctacatactgagttccaggtcagccagggtacacagtaagagcctatctcaaaattaactggttaattaaaaaagaaaaagaaaataagtagacCAGTCCACACAGTGGAATATGATTTACCcataaagagaaacaaagcacTGAGCGTTGCCAGTGTGGACAAGCTAAGCACAGGACAGGTAGGGGACACACTCCTGAAACCCCAGGGCTTGAGGTATAGGCAGGAGGGCCAGAGCTTCAAAGCCTTCTACTTCATGGTGACTTTGAGACcaccttgggctacatgagacctttccaaaagggctggggagaggccataactaactaactaactaacatgGTGCTGAATGAGAAAGGCCTAATGCAAATGGCTACATTgtgtcaatctctctctctctctctctctctctctctctctctctctctctctctgtgtgtgtgtgtgtgtgtgtgtgtgtgtgtgtgtgtgtgtagtacagaaCAGGCACACCCCACAGGCAAGTATAGGAGGGTGTTTGCCAGGGGTGGGAGCTGCataaggagaaggagggggtaACTGCTGTGGGAACAGAGGTTCTTTCTGGAGTGCTGGAGATGTTCTTGATTTAGATAGACATCGGGCTGTCTGTCATTGTGAGTGTGCTAACTGCTGCAAATGGAAAatgctgtaaagaaaaaaaaaaaaaaaaaaaaagaccatatatTTTcaaccataagacacactttcctgggctggagagatgcctcagaggttaagaacactgttcatccagaggtcctgagttcaattcccagcaaccacatggtggctcacaaccatctataatgtgatctgatgtcctcttctggcctgcaggtgcacatacaggcagagtactgtatacataataataaataaataaatcttaaaaaaaaaaaaaaaaagatactcccCTGCCccatggtctgattgctgttttgttttgttttgttttttactatttttctgctttaaaaattgggtgcatcttatggtcttaTAGTTTGAAAAATACGGTATTCAAAGCATCTAGAAAGATACCTCAGTCCAAATTTtctgctgtgcaaacatgagggcctgggtttggatccccagcacccatgtgaaaaagctGGAGTAGGGGAGGAGCTacagagacggctcagtggttaagtgcactggctgctcctctagaggacccaggttcaatccccagcacccacatggccgctcatTGGTAActctgctccaggggatccattGCAACAGACAAaaatacccataaacataaaataaaaataaatacatcttttttaaaatgccaggcagtggtggtgcacgcctataatcctagtactcagggaggcagagccaggtgcatctctgaattcgaggacaacctggtctacaaaagtgagtccaggacagccaagggtacacagagaaacccagaacaaaacaaaacaaaaaaagatttcaaaggaCAGGCATTCTCAATAGTGAATTGGAGGCCATCTCCTTAGCCTTTCTCATTTCTAGCCCCATCTCTAAACATTATATAACACAACGGGggtcttctgacctgcaggccaTTTTAACTTATTCTTCCATTTCACAGAGAGGCAAACTGAGGCCTTGAAACCCGAGGCAAGATGCCCACAGTAACCCACATCCAGGCTTCTTGGTTGCTATGGTCTCCAGAAGCCAGGGCAGagagctctctccctctcccacgcTCCAGGGCCCTAGAAAGGAGCAGTGACCCTGGGCTTTTACTAAAAAACTTTCACGTGTGAGTGcctaaggcaggtggatccccggGCAGCTGTGGATCAGTGCTTGGCTGCTTTCCCCCCACGGAGAACCAGCGTGGCTACGCGCGTGTGAACTGGGAGGCAGCCGAGTGCAGCGTGGAGGCCGGAGGCTGGTAAATAATTCATCCTGAGAAGTTGATAGCGCTCCCCAGCACTGCCCCACCAGCCCCAAGCGGGCCGCGCCTCCCGCCCAAACCAGccggaccagctctcctgctccgcCCCGCAGCCCCCTCTCAGCAGCCAAGGCCCAGTCTGGGGCGCTTAGGCTCACACCTCGAGAGGGCTAGTGGGCTGAGATGGCTCTGCAGACCCCGGTGTTGTCCCCGGCCACACCCGCGTAAGTGTCTAGGGGGCGGGGGCTGGTGGGTGGAGTGGAAACGCTGGGGTTGGGGGCGCCGACCTGGCCTGGGAGCCCCAGCTGGCCTCTCCTAAGAAGCCTAGGGAAGTGCAAGGAGTGATTGTGGCCAAACTTTGGGGCTCCTTAAGAGCCACTTCCCCAGAGAGCTGGGCCTACTGCAGGGTTAGGGGGACACAGAATGTCAGTATCCAAGAATGTGCATCCAAGTTTAGTCAGTATCACCAACCCCCTCTCAAGTATGCAGAGAGACAGAATGCTAGAGACTCCAGGAAGAAGGGAGCACCCCAACTTCCAAAGACTAGCAAAGTCATAGGAGGCAATGCCATCCCCCTGCTCCCTGCCAAAGCGGGCTATGGCTGAGGCGAGACCTTGGAGTTGGAGATGAGCGACTTGGATGAAGGTGTGTGGAGAAGTTGTCTTTAGCCGGGGGCTTTTCAAAGTGAGAGAAGTTTGGTTCAGTCGCCAGCTCTTGCGTAGCATGCGGCTAGTTCCATCCTTGAGCCACCGCGGGATGGCTAGAGGGGCTCCAAGGGGTTATAGAACCTTCTAGAAAGAAGGTCCCTCCAGTAGGGACCCCCCCAGTGCTGTCCTTCACTCTTCTGCACCCTTCATTGCATTATTCACCAAGTACAAACCTGGTTGCTTAGCAACAGGGAACCCgatcctcccaccctcccccaggaAGAGTTAGAGAGATAACATCTTAGGAGTGGGACAGCTGAGGGGACTTCAGCCCTAGCCCAGGCACAGAGTAAGGCACAGGAGTCTAGATTACCCAAGGAGCACCTATCAGGCGACCTTCAGCCCCTGTCCCAGTTGAAATTCCCACCTCCAGGTGGGCCTCTGGCCTCCTGTGGCTATCCAAACGAAGAGCTCCAGAGGCCCTGAACCCTGAGCTGTGTGTTGCCAGCACTGACCGGGAAGTCCTTCATGGTCTCATTCCACCTGCAGCTTCCGACAActcttgtgctgtgtgtgtttgtgtatgtgactgtgtgagtgtttgtgtgtgtgtgtgtgtgtgtatgaatgcatgtatgtgtgtgttaatgtgaatgtgtgtgtgagcatgtgaatgtgtgtatgcatgtgtgtgtgtgtcttctgtgagtgaatgtgtgtgcatatgcaagggagtgagagtgtgtgtgcatgcctgtgtgtgtacgcgtgtgcactcgtgtgtgtgtgtgtgtgtgtgtgtgtgtgtgtgtgtgtatgaatgttagagtatgtgtgtgtgtgtctgtgtgagtgtatatacatgtaagagtgtgtgtgtgcatgttagagTGTATGCAAGGGTGTGAGaacatgtgtgagtgtggacaGAGGGCGACCTTGTGTGGGTTTTGACTCTCACCTTGGTTGGGACAGGCTCTTGGTTTACTGCTGCACACACTAGGCTCTCCTGCTGCTGCAAAGCTGGGCGCACAGAGCCAGCACTAAGCTTATTCCGGGCATCTGCTCACTGAGCCATTCCCCAGCCCCTTAGACAAATCTTTTGGCTGCTCCTCAGAACCTCAGTGTCCCCTTTGGTCAGTGGCAACATTAACACTGTTTGCCTTGCAGGATCACGGGGGAGATGAAATGTTTTCACAGATAGGGCATTTCAAAGCCTGACCGGCACGTGGCTTGTGGCTACTTTGGCCAGGTCTGTTCTTAGCTGGAATGTCAGATGCAAGCGTGGACTGCAGCCAGcaatggtggtggggggggggcagcctgaGCTGAGGTGGCCCAGCGGAAGCCCTGCAGGGCACTTAGAGCACTATAAATAGCACTGTAATGCGCTCAGAGTGGAGGGTCTGAGCAGACTTGGCTGGAACTTGGACTGTGGCACTAGGATTCTCTCCTGCTAATGTGAGgatttaaattaataaacacaTAAAGATCTCTGTGCCCACCATGTCTGGCATGGAGGACGACAGGCAGGTAAATAGCCCTTTCCGACCATTGGCTGAAGTGGGGTTAATGCAGCCTTACAACTGTTGCTCAGTGCTGCCCGGTGATGATGTTATTTTGACAATGCCTGTCCCCAAACTGAACATCCagaccctcccatcccccacccacccaccccccaccacccccgccccggAGAAGCAGGGATGCTGACACACTTCTGTTAGGACAGGCGTGGAGAAATAGCAGGTTAAACCTTAAACCTCAAATAATCCTCCTTGAAGTTCAAAGTCCACAGCTAGGCAGGATGGCCCAGTGACCCTTGCCTCCAGCAGGAAGGGGGTAGACAAGTGAAAAAGAGACAGCTCTGGAGTTACCATGGTAATGGTTTGATGGTCACGTCTCACCCCCACATTCCCTCTTATCCCGCCCTCTAGTGCTTAAGGAAGACTGAACAGGAGCTAAGGGTCAGAGAGGGTATGGAGCTTGCAATAGACGTAAGCATGTTTGGAGCCTGGCAGGATGTGAGATTGTCTGTGGGAGCCTGTAGGAATTGTAACTGTAATTAAGTACAAATTATTACATTACCTGTGGGAAACACTTAAATGGGTCTCTTGCACAATTGGTTCAGCTATCCCTGCCCACTTCACAGATGAGACTGAGGTTGAGAAAGATGACCTGAGAGCTAGCATTAGCTTCACAGTCATAGTCTCAGGTCTCCTCTCTCCAGACTCTAGTCACCCTCCAGGCTCTTCCGTGGTGGAGAAAACAGAGGCAAAGCACTGGTCTCTGACTTGGCAGCCCAGTTTTGTTAGTTAGGAACGAGACATTTAGGAGCCCACCTGCTGAGGGATGGGTGGGGTCCCTAGGAAACGCTTCCTCAGCCTATGCactcccccccccatacacacaggGTCATGGCGGAGAGCGCCCTCTATCGGCAGCGGCTGGAGGTCATCGCTGTAAGTGTCACTCCCGGAGCCCCGAGAATCCCCAAAGGTTCTTCAGGCTTCTTGGCCGGCTCCATCCGGGCAGTCTGGCTCCATCTGGTCCAAAGTACCCCTAAGGCAGCCCCTGAGTCTGGTCCCCGTCGCTGGCTGAACAGAGGGTGTCATTTGGCACACCCAGAAACACCTCCTCCAATGTCACTCAAGCTCCCTACCTCTCGGATCTCTGTATCTTGTACCCCGTCCTGGGAGTCCCTCCTTAGGGAACCCCTAAAAGgcctgtttgcccttctggccccctctcccctccatcaCCCCAATCGACCTGTGTGCCTCTTTACTCTCGTTTCTCTGGCAGCCCTCACGGCACCCCATTCCTCACTCGTCTTTTTCTGGACCCCAGCGCATGCACCCTCTTCTTTCCACTCCATATTTTTTTACTACCACTATGCCCCTCTATCCTCCAAACCTCCTTCTCACTCCGTGTTTCTGTACCCCACATTTCAGaatcctttggttttttttttttttttttttaatattttattattttatgtatgagagctctatctgcatgtacacccacatgccagaagagggcatcagataatattatatatggctgtgagccaccatgtggttgctggggcttgaactcaggacctctggaagagaagacagtgctcttttccactaagccacctctccagcccttcagaaTCCTTTGAACAACCTATTTATATACCTTAGTCCCGAACTCTGATCGCCCCCATTCCGCTCCCCTGTTCCTCTTTATCACCCCCGCCTTTGTTCATTTCCCTCTGCCCCTAATCTTTCTGCACTCCATTTCAGATGTCACTAATCAGCACCCCAACTTGCCATAGCCCAAGTCTCTAATCACCTGTTGTACACTCTCCAATTTTCTAACCCTCTCTTGTGTATTCCGCCTTTCTAACTTCACCTCACTAATCCCCGTTTTTTCTGGACCCCACTTCTCAGCACCCCAACTTTAAGCAGCTCTCTTGGGTTCTTTAGACTATCACCTCGGCAGTTCGTGTCTCTGAACACAACCTCTGCACTCTGATTTACTGCACCTCTACTTTTCTACCCCATCTCTGCCCTACCTCCCTATATGCCTGAATCTCTCTGGATATCTGTCTACCTCTGCACCCCTACCTTCATTTTGGACTCTCGCTAACACCTACACCTTTTCttcatctagattttttttttttttttggtcacaggATCTCTGTGACCCAAAGTAGCCTCCAATTTACTACtcctggtctggaattcacagatACCATTCTACCCCCTCCTGCTGAGTCTTGGGGTTACAAGCGTGTGTGTGCCTTTCCTGgccatcctccttccttcccatcttaGAAGTCCAAAAGCCTAGTTCCCATCCCTAGTCCCCGCCCCCACGCCCCCATTTGTGGACCACCATTGGGCGTGGACCTGGCCTTCCGCAACATCAGGGCGCGGCAGCCTggtcccgccccgccccgcccctcccgctGCTGAGTCAGCGCTCTGCGGCCCCCGCCCGCGGGAGGACGCCCCGGGAGTCCCGGGAGCCCCGAGGAGGGGGGCGGAGGGCGGCACCGGTCACCCCCCGCAGCTCTGggtcttgtgtgtgtgagcaggagAAGCGGCGGCTGCAGGAGGAGATCGGCGCCGCCCGTCGcgagctggaggaggagaaactCCGCGTGGAGCGGCTCAAGGTTGGGGACTCCCGTCCAGCCCAGGCAGTGAAGTGGGGTGTCTGTGTGAATCCGTCTGAGAGACAATAGGAACCTCTGTCCAGTTTGGGGAcggggagatggagaggaagcTAATGAAAGGTAGCCATGGAGACAGCTGCCCCACTCTGGAAGAGTATGGGGATGGTGGAAGGCTTCATCCAGTTAGGCAATGATGAGAGGAGCTTTAGGGTGGCGAGAGGCACACTGGGAGGTCTTTCCGGGCTTGGCGGGGCCAGTAGAGTGGGCAGGCTGAAAGGATGATGGTTGTATGCCTCTGATTGGAAATGCTATGTCCTGGCATGGTGTTGGGGGGAGGAGATACGGACATGTCTCCCATCCTAATGCATGTGCCCTCTGGGCGGTTGCAAGCAATGGGTGGGGAGGCAGGTTTCCTGTGGCCAGTCCGGTTCTCCCTTCGCATGCCCAGAGGAAATCCCTCCGCGAACGTTGGCTCATGGATGGAGCGGCTGAAGGGCCAGAGCGGCCGGAGGACCCCGCCTCCAAGGACCCACAGTCGCCCGAGGGACAGGCCCAGGCTCGAATTCGCAACCTGGAAGACAGCTTGTTTTCGTAAGTCGGGAATCGCGGCTTTTGAGCCATGCCCCTGCCTTTGGCAGCCTTCAGAAACAGAGCAGGTTTGGTCCAGACCGCCTtccagcagccccccccccccccccccgtctctcttcCTCAGACTCCAGTCACAGCTGCAGCTGTTGCAAAGTGCGTCCACAGGTGCCCAACACAGACCTGCTGGCAGGCCTGCCTGGCGAAGGGAGGTGAGCAGGGGCCGAAATGGGTGGGGAGGACGGGGGTGTGTGTGACCAGCTGGATCAGAACAGGACACAGCAGATAGATGCTCTCAGCCTTGGTAAGCAGGCAAACCCACTCACTGTTACTTTGTTGTGTTCTTATGAGCGTTGTTTTGTCTAGACCCtagttttcccctccctccctaaaATGAGAATACCAACTCAGAAATGCCATtgggcagcgggggtgggggtgggggagggcagtgaAATTATCATTTAAAACTACTAGCCGGGTCTGACCTTGAACTGATGATCTTCCGGCTTCCGCtttcccaagtggtaggattgtACAGGCTTCTGCCGCCATGCCTTCAGCACAAGGGAATTTGTGCGCATGCAGGTGTGTGCCGCTGCCCCCATTCTTCTTTTTTCACACCTCTCCTTTGCTCCATACTGGTCGCACAGTCTCTTTATCGTCTAGCCCACCTGGGCAGTGAGGTTTCCTTAGCCTGTACAACCTACCCCACCTCAGCACTCTGGACAGGGCACACACCACGCTGCTCACCCCCCAGAAGCCCCGTCCAGAGACCTCTCCCGacttcttccttctccaggcttctttctctcccccttcctatTTGCAAACggtgtgtatttatttgtggCTATGCTTATTACTTTCCGTCTTCTCATTGGAACTTGGTGTCTGATTGTATGCAGTCTTGTGTTCAGccttggagatgtagctcagcagtacCGCGCTGGCCTAGTGTTCCATCTcagcacttcctccctccctgtaaATCCTTTTTTAATAGTGACCTCAGATGCTGACCAATGATAGTGACATGATATTGATTAAGCAGGTGGGGCACAAACATACCtgagaggtagaaacaggagccAATTTGTCCTTGTCTCTATTCTCCTTCCAGGGTCCCCGTCCTCTCTCTCAGCCCAGCATGGAGGCAGGCCCTGCAGGTAAGTATTGGAGTCCTGATGTCTAGGGTACAGTCTCCACTAGATTACTTGACCCAAAAGAATTGGGGTCCTCTTTGTCTCCCATCGTCCTGAcctccctgtcccttcctccctcccttgacTCCTCAGGCCTCATGGATGCAGACAAGAGAACTTCCCTGCCAGCTGGTCCAGTGGGCATGTCCCCTGAGTCCCCCTCTGATCCCAGGGAGGAGTCTATTGGGGTTCTGCCAGCCTTGAGGCCATCCCCTGAGGCCATAGGAGACTCTTCAGAAGCCAACGGCCCTTGCTCTGGCCACAGCCCCGTTCCTGAGCAGCTGAGCCCAGGGGCGTCGAGTGTCACTAAGGCCAAAGGAGATGGTGTGGTGGAGGTGGTTTGGGCTGGGCTTAGAGCCACCGAGAACAGTGCCACAGGCCCCACGGATGTGGAGCTGGAGGCTAAGGTGGAAGAAGTGGTGCTGGAGGCCATTGGGGCTAGGCAGGACTCCAGCAGCCCTGAGCTCCCCGCTTGGGTGAAGGAGGGCAGGGGTGTGGTAGAGGTGGTCTGGGAGGGCCTGGGAGGCAGTGATCCGGATATTACAGGGGAGTCAGGCAGGGGTCCAGAGGCCACACACAGCAGGTCTCCAAAGCTCCAGGAACAATCTGAGGCTGAAATGTCCAGAAAAGAGGAAGATGCTTCCAGAGATAGTCCTGAGGGTGTTGGTCAGGGGGgccctggaggagaggaagggtcCTTCATTTGGGTGGAGAGAGTGGCCCTCAGTGAAGACTGGGAGGAACTCTTGATGGAGGGCTTAGAAGCACCCCCAGGGGTGGAGTGTGCAGGAGGACCTGCGGCTCTGATGGGAGCACAGCCCAGAGAGGGTGGAGCAtcctgggaggtggagagaagagAAGTGGAAAAATCAGAGGACatagaagagaggggaaaggtggAAAAGCTAAGAGCAGAGAAGGACGGGGCAGAAAccccaggaagagaggaaagccaggcagaaaaggaagagagaaaagacgGTGGGGACCTCCTTCCCGCAGAGGTAGCGACAGATGAGGAAAAGTGGGaggtgaaaaggaaggaagaggaagagccgCTGGAAGTAGAAAAGGGAAGTGAGGAAGAGCCAGCCACCACAGAGAAGGCCTTGGTAgtagaaaaaaaagcagagggctcaccagagccagagagaaaaaggagTGAGAAGCCATTGGACCAGGAGAGAGATGGTGAGAGCCCATTAGACAGAGAGCCAAAAACAACTGAGATACTATTggatggagagacagaaggtGAGAGCTCATTGGATGAAGAAACTAAAGGAAGTAAACTATTGGACGAGAGGACAGGAGGTGAGGACTCATTGGATGAAGAAACTAAAGGACCTAAGAAACTATTGGATGAGGGGACAGGAGGTGAGGGCTCATTGGACGAAGAAACTAAAGGAAGTAAGAAACTATTGGACGAGGGGACAGGAGGTGAGGGCTCATTGGACGAAGAAACTAAAGGAAGTAAACTATTGGATAGGGAGGCAGAGGGTACTGAGCCATCATCAGAGGCGGAGAAAACCTCAGGCTCCAAGGAGGAGGCGAGTCCAGAAGAGCAAGGCAAATCCAGCAAGGGGGCAGAACTTCCGGTGGAGGATTCCAGCCAGCCAGGAGCTGCTCTTCGGGTCCAGGAGGAGCCCACAACAGAGGAGCAAGGACTGCAAGGCCCGGAGGAGCAAGAAGGACCGGCGGAAGAGGCAGCCAGGAAACCTCAGCCCACTGCTGAGAGTGAGGAACCTCCAGGGGATGCCACGCCTCTCCTGGCAGAGACCCCAGGCCCGGAGCAGCCTGCGGAGGGCCAGCCACTGCTCCGTGAGGAGGTGTCCGGCACCAACCTTGGTGACCACCCTGCACCGACCTATGCACCTGCCAGGCAGCTTGAGCTAGCTGAGGCCAAAGAAGGCGGTGGCCCTAAACAAAAGACGTGCCAGTGTTGTGTGGTCATGTGAGCCTACGCCTGCCGCCCAGCACCCTACTCCTCTCTTACAGCTACCTCGCTGCCTGGCATCGAGCAGAAGGTCCCAGGCACAGACAGGGTACCATAGGACTGGTGGTTGCACCCAGGAGCTGCTAGgcccctgtgttttctttcaccTGGGCTTTTAGAATCCCTGCCCACTGCCTGTGGCCCTGAATATCCCTTCTGCAATGAAGCCTTTATActtgaaaattaaatgttaaggcgctctggcttttaaaaagatttatttatttgtttattattttccttgttttatgtgtgtttgtgttttgtttgggcGGAACCATGGGCATGCAGTGCTCgtggcggccagaagagggcgttggatcccctgacagtggagttacaggtggttctgagctgccctgtggatgcCGGAAACtgtgaacctggctcctctgcaagggcaggaaACCAAATCTGGTCTTGTGCAAGCAAACAAGGCCTCTGAACTGCTTCAGACCCTTGCCATGTCTTTTGACAATGAATCACCCTCCTCAGATCCTGCTTGGAAGCTGACCTTACTAGAATCGAAAGGTTGTGACTGGGTAAGATGACACACGTATAATCCAAGCACTGGACGTGTagcaggagggtcacaagtttgagaccagccttggtCACACGTCAAGACTCtgacacaataaagaaaacaacaacaaaaggattgGGCTAGTGAGAGCATTGATTCTGTAGTCACAAAAAGTTGTCAAAGATACagataaaaaaacccaaaaagttggttgggcatggtggcacacatttttactttcagtccttgggaggcagaaccaggtaatctgtgtgagttccaggccagcctggtttatatattGAGTTTCAgccataatgagatcctgtctcaaaaaaccaaccaaccaaccaacaaacaaaaagtctaatCCAAGATGGCGATACAGCCTCTAGCCTGAGGCAGAGCAGGCTAGAACCTGGGGGCCGGAGGCCTCAGAAGGCCCAGCTCCTCTGGTGTGGGCAGGAAGTGTTTCTCATACCCAGAGTGAAGTGGGGCCGAGGCTCTCGGGGACTCTGTAACAGTCTGTAGCTCCATTTCCTCCACTTCCAGAATGGGTCCATCCTTGGGTGGTTGGGGCAGGCTGACCTCCTTGAGAGATAGAAACTTGAAACGCTGGTCCTCCCCTCCCACTTGGCCCAGTTGGAGGTTGGTGCTCCCACAGTTGGCATTTTCTCACCTTTATATAAGGTTGCCCAGACTTGCTGTTGGCAGGGTCAGGGACCCTCTCCCAGAGCCATTGAGGAAGCAGCTTACTTTCCTGCTGGAAGCACCTGGCCAGTGGGGACCCAGTGGCAAACATGT from Acomys russatus chromosome 26, mAcoRus1.1, whole genome shotgun sequence includes the following:
- the Palm3 gene encoding paralemmin-3; protein product: MALQTPVLSPATPAVMAESALYRQRLEVIAEKRRLQEEIGAARRELEEEKLRVERLKRKSLRERWLMDGAAEGPERPEDPASKDPQSPEGQAQARIRNLEDSLFSLQSQLQLLQSASTGAQHRPAGRPAWRREGPRPLSQPSMEAGPAGLMDADKRTSLPAGPVGMSPESPSDPREESIGVLPALRPSPEAIGDSSEANGPCSGHSPVPEQLSPGASSVTKAKGDGVVEVVWAGLRATENSATGPTDVELEAKVEEVVLEAIGARQDSSSPELPAWVKEGRGVVEVVWEGLGGSDPDITGESGRGPEATHSRSPKLQEQSEAEMSRKEEDASRDSPEGVGQGGPGGEEGSFIWVERVALSEDWEELLMEGLEAPPGVECAGGPAALMGAQPREGGASWEVERREVEKSEDIEERGKVEKLRAEKDGAETPGREESQAEKEERKDGGDLLPAEVATDEEKWEVKRKEEEEPLEVEKGSEEEPATTEKALVVEKKAEGSPEPERKRSEKPLDQERDGESPLDREPKTTEILLDGETEGESSLDEETKGSKLLDERTGGEDSLDEETKGPKKLLDEGTGGEGSLDEETKGSKKLLDEGTGGEGSLDEETKGSKLLDREAEGTEPSSEAEKTSGSKEEASPEEQGKSSKGAELPVEDSSQPGAALRVQEEPTTEEQGLQGPEEQEGPAEEAARKPQPTAESEEPPGDATPLLAETPGPEQPAEGQPLLREEVSGTNLGDHPAPTYAPARQLELAEAKEGGGPKQKTCQCCVVM